One segment of Geomonas ferrireducens DNA contains the following:
- the polA gene encoding DNA polymerase I, with protein MAAERETLYLLDGSSYIYRAYFAIRHLSSPNGFPTNALYGFTQMLLKVMKDRAPAHVAVIFDAGKHTFRNELFPAYKATRSAMPEDLAQQIAPIKQMVRAFNIPALELPGWEADDIIGTIAKKAESAGLDCVVVTGDKDLMQIVTEHVTLLDTMKEKSFGIPDVIEKFGVEPARVVDVLALWGDTSDNIPGVPGVGEVTAKKLLQEYRTLDELLERAGEVKGKTGERLVEFADQARLCRTLATIDCDVPIEYDIDDFAVTPPDNRRLAALFREYGFATLLKDLTSSPTLSCERYSVVLTEAELRALVEKLEKAPAFAIDLETTSLNPYEARIVGYAVSCHGHEAYYIPVGHRYLGAPEQLSEELVLQLLGPLLADPNRKKIGQNLKYDYQVLKLSGTELSGIWCDTMLAAYLVNPSRNSQGLDALALEYLDHRMISYSEVVGSGKCELNFSEVDLDRAGPYSCEDADATFLLHEILLPKVREQGMEKLLFEVEMPLMVILADMELQGVKLDVELLKELSAGFGQQLIELEAKIHAHCGGPFNINSPKQLGEMLFGRMGLASGKKTKGKTAWSTNVEELERLAEEHEVARLLLQYRSISKLKSTYTDALPRLIDPRTGRVHTSYNQAVTNTGRLSSSDPNLQNIPVRGEEGRGIRRAFIAEPGSLILSADYSQIELRVLAHLSGDRVLCDAFAAGEDIHSRTAAEVFGMFPELVTSEMRRQAKVINFGVIYGQGAFSLAKELGVPPKQAKAFIDSYFERHAGARSFLDSCIAEAETCGFVTTILGRRLQIPEIASKNGNVRAFAQRNATNYPIQGSAADIIKAAMIRVSRRMQEEQVQSRLIMQVHDELVFEVPESERELMEELVRTEMEGALPLAVPLKVDLNFGRNWSEAH; from the coding sequence GTGGCCGCTGAAAGAGAGACCCTGTACCTTCTGGACGGTTCATCCTATATCTACCGCGCCTACTTCGCCATACGCCACCTGAGCTCGCCCAACGGTTTCCCCACCAACGCGCTTTACGGCTTCACGCAGATGCTTCTGAAGGTGATGAAGGACCGGGCCCCGGCCCACGTGGCGGTTATTTTCGACGCCGGCAAGCACACCTTCAGAAACGAGCTCTTCCCTGCCTACAAGGCGACCCGAAGCGCCATGCCCGAGGACCTGGCCCAGCAGATCGCGCCGATCAAGCAGATGGTGCGCGCCTTCAACATCCCGGCCCTGGAGCTTCCGGGATGGGAGGCCGACGACATCATCGGGACCATCGCGAAAAAGGCGGAGAGCGCCGGGCTCGACTGCGTGGTGGTCACCGGCGACAAGGACCTGATGCAGATCGTCACCGAGCACGTGACCCTTCTGGACACCATGAAGGAGAAGAGCTTCGGCATCCCCGACGTCATAGAGAAGTTCGGTGTGGAGCCGGCGCGGGTGGTGGACGTGCTTGCGCTTTGGGGGGATACCTCGGACAACATCCCCGGTGTCCCGGGTGTGGGCGAGGTGACCGCGAAGAAGCTCCTGCAGGAATACCGTACGCTGGACGAGCTCTTAGAGCGCGCGGGTGAGGTGAAGGGGAAGACCGGCGAACGGCTCGTCGAGTTCGCGGACCAGGCACGTCTTTGCCGGACCCTGGCGACCATCGACTGCGATGTCCCCATCGAGTACGACATCGACGACTTCGCGGTGACCCCGCCAGACAACCGGCGCCTTGCCGCGCTCTTCAGGGAGTACGGCTTCGCCACCCTTTTGAAGGATCTGACCAGTTCGCCTACGCTCTCCTGCGAGCGCTATTCCGTCGTCCTCACCGAGGCCGAGCTGCGCGCGCTGGTGGAGAAGCTCGAAAAGGCCCCCGCCTTCGCCATCGATCTCGAGACCACGAGCCTCAACCCTTACGAGGCGCGCATCGTCGGTTACGCGGTGAGCTGCCACGGGCACGAGGCGTACTACATCCCGGTCGGGCACCGCTACTTGGGCGCGCCCGAACAGCTCTCCGAGGAGCTGGTGCTGCAGCTTCTGGGGCCGCTTTTAGCCGACCCGAACCGCAAGAAGATCGGCCAGAACCTGAAGTACGACTACCAGGTGCTGAAGCTCTCCGGCACCGAGCTTTCCGGCATCTGGTGCGACACCATGCTCGCCGCCTACTTGGTGAACCCGTCGCGCAACAGCCAGGGGCTGGACGCACTGGCCCTCGAGTACCTGGACCACCGCATGATCTCTTACTCCGAGGTGGTGGGAAGCGGCAAGTGCGAGCTGAACTTCTCGGAGGTCGACCTGGACCGGGCCGGCCCCTACTCCTGCGAGGACGCCGACGCGACCTTCCTTTTGCACGAGATCCTGCTTCCCAAGGTGCGCGAGCAGGGTATGGAGAAGCTCCTCTTCGAGGTCGAGATGCCGCTTATGGTTATCCTGGCCGACATGGAGCTGCAAGGGGTGAAGCTCGACGTGGAGCTTTTGAAGGAGCTCTCTGCGGGCTTCGGCCAGCAGCTGATCGAGCTTGAGGCGAAGATCCACGCGCACTGCGGCGGCCCCTTCAACATCAACTCCCCGAAACAGCTAGGCGAGATGCTCTTCGGGCGGATGGGGCTCGCCTCGGGGAAGAAGACCAAGGGTAAGACTGCCTGGTCCACCAACGTGGAGGAGCTGGAGCGGCTTGCCGAGGAGCACGAGGTGGCGCGGCTTCTGCTGCAGTACCGCAGCATCTCGAAGCTCAAGTCGACCTACACCGACGCGCTCCCGAGGCTCATCGATCCGAGGACAGGGCGGGTGCACACCTCCTACAACCAGGCGGTTACCAACACAGGCAGGCTCTCCTCATCTGACCCGAACCTGCAGAACATACCGGTGCGCGGCGAGGAGGGACGCGGCATCCGGCGCGCCTTCATTGCCGAGCCGGGGAGCCTGATTCTTTCCGCGGACTACTCCCAGATCGAGCTCAGGGTGCTTGCGCACCTCTCCGGCGACCGGGTGCTCTGCGACGCCTTCGCGGCCGGCGAGGACATCCACAGCCGCACCGCGGCCGAGGTGTTCGGCATGTTCCCGGAACTGGTGACCTCCGAGATGAGGCGCCAGGCCAAGGTGATCAACTTCGGCGTCATCTACGGCCAGGGGGCCTTCTCCCTCGCCAAGGAGCTGGGGGTGCCCCCCAAGCAGGCGAAGGCATTCATCGACAGTTACTTCGAGCGGCACGCGGGGGCGCGGAGCTTTCTCGATAGCTGCATCGCCGAGGCCGAGACCTGCGGCTTCGTCACGACGATCCTGGGCCGGAGGCTGCAGATCCCGGAGATCGCCAGCAAAAACGGCAACGTGCGCGCCTTCGCCCAGCGCAACGCCACCAACTACCCGATCCAGGGTTCTGCGGCGGACATCATCAAGGCCGCCATGATCCGGGTATCGCGCCGCATGCAGGAAGAGCAGGTGCAAAGCCGCCTGATCATGCAGGTGCACGACGAACTGGTCTTCGAGGTGCCCGAGAGCGAGCGGGAACTGATGGAGGAACTGGTGCGCACGGAGATGGAGGGGGCGCTGCCGCTTGCCGTGCCGCTCAAGGTCGACCTGAACTTCGGCCGGAACTGGAGCGAAGCCCACTAA
- a CDS encoding DUF4177 domain-containing protein — protein sequence MLQYKVVEISHVSEDTIEEALNEWTRKGWKFDAMQFAMRDASKRPSMAFVVFTKEEN from the coding sequence ATGCTGCAGTACAAGGTCGTCGAGATAAGCCACGTTTCGGAGGACACCATCGAGGAGGCGCTCAACGAATGGACCCGCAAGGGGTGGAAATTCGACGCCATGCAGTTCGCCATGCGGGACGCGAGCAAGCGCCCCTCCATGGCCTTCGTCGTCTTCACCAAAGAGGAGAACTAG
- a CDS encoding Hsp20/alpha crystallin family protein, whose amino-acid sequence MAIVRYNPLSELRSMQDKMNRLLNLAWTREVGEEIREGVWQPPADVYESNAAVTIKVELPDVELDDIDIRAEEQNLTIKGERKHGEEIHKENFHRIERYFGPFQRSFAIPADFDLAHLSASCDSGVLTITIPKTITVELA is encoded by the coding sequence ATGGCGATCGTCAGGTACAACCCGCTGAGCGAACTGAGAAGCATGCAGGACAAGATGAACCGGCTGCTGAACCTGGCCTGGACGCGCGAGGTGGGTGAGGAGATCCGGGAGGGCGTCTGGCAGCCCCCCGCCGACGTCTACGAGAGCAACGCCGCGGTCACCATCAAGGTGGAGCTCCCCGATGTGGAGCTTGACGACATCGACATCAGGGCCGAAGAGCAGAACCTGACCATCAAGGGTGAGAGAAAGCACGGTGAGGAGATCCACAAGGAGAACTTCCACCGCATCGAGCGCTACTTCGGCCCCTTCCAGAGAAGCTTCGCCATTCCCGCCGACTTCGACCTCGCGCATCTGAGTGCGAGCTGCGACAGCGGCGTTCTCACCATCACCATCCCCAAAACCATCACCGTAGAGCTCGCCTAG
- the larE gene encoding ATP-dependent sacrificial sulfur transferase LarE, protein MGTPQEKYLKLQEILREMGSVLVAFSGGVDSTFLLKAACDTLGTGRVLAVTATSPTYPESELNEAKRLAAAIGATQILVESNELEIPGFSHNPKDRCYHCKSELFRICSDKAREKGFSCVADGSNTDDLGDYRPGRVAACELKVRSPLLEAELSKSDIRELSRGLGLPTWDKQAYACLASRFPYGTEITGERLNQVERCEEFLKEEGFRVYRVRFHLESARIELSEDELPRMLEQALRRRTVDFFRQAGFTYVSLDLQGYRTGSMNEG, encoded by the coding sequence ATGGGCACTCCCCAGGAAAAATACCTAAAGCTGCAGGAGATCCTGCGCGAAATGGGTTCGGTCCTCGTCGCCTTCTCGGGCGGGGTCGACTCCACCTTTCTGCTCAAGGCGGCCTGCGACACGCTCGGAACCGGGCGCGTCCTTGCCGTCACCGCAACTTCCCCCACCTATCCGGAATCGGAGCTTAACGAGGCGAAGCGTCTGGCCGCCGCCATCGGCGCGACGCAGATCCTCGTGGAATCCAACGAACTGGAAATACCGGGATTCAGCCATAACCCGAAGGACCGCTGCTACCACTGCAAGAGTGAGCTCTTCCGCATCTGCAGTGACAAGGCGCGCGAGAAAGGCTTCTCCTGCGTCGCAGACGGCAGCAACACCGACGACCTGGGGGATTACCGCCCGGGGCGGGTCGCCGCCTGCGAGCTCAAGGTGCGCTCACCGCTGCTCGAGGCGGAGCTCTCCAAATCCGACATCCGGGAACTCTCCCGGGGGCTCGGCCTTCCCACCTGGGACAAGCAGGCCTACGCCTGCCTGGCGAGCCGTTTCCCGTACGGGACCGAGATTACCGGCGAGCGGCTGAACCAGGTTGAGCGCTGCGAGGAGTTTCTGAAGGAGGAGGGCTTCCGCGTGTACCGGGTGCGCTTCCACCTGGAGAGCGCGCGCATCGAGCTCTCCGAGGACGAATTGCCGCGTATGCTCGAGCAGGCGTTGCGCCGGCGCACGGTGGACTTCTTCCGGCAAGCCGGGTTCACATACGTCTCACTCGACCTGCAGGGGTACCGCACCGGCAGCATGAACGAGGGGTGA
- a CDS encoding RrF2 family transcriptional regulator — translation MRLSTKSRYGLRALFDIAYNAGSQPAQIQDISRRQDISPRYLEQIFQGLKKHGILKSKRGPQGGYCLAKSPEEITVRAVIEATEGDTLIVDCAGRRKGECGFDGSCVTQTVWEESNSRLNEFFESVTLKTLCDRGEAIGIKREQDHRFMYFI, via the coding sequence ATGAGACTTTCAACCAAAAGCCGTTACGGCTTGAGGGCTCTTTTCGACATCGCATACAACGCTGGGAGTCAGCCCGCCCAGATCCAGGACATCTCGCGCCGGCAGGACATCTCGCCGCGTTACCTCGAGCAGATCTTCCAGGGGCTCAAGAAGCACGGCATCTTAAAGAGCAAGCGCGGGCCGCAGGGTGGGTACTGCCTCGCCAAGAGCCCGGAAGAGATCACGGTGCGCGCCGTCATCGAGGCGACCGAGGGGGATACCCTGATCGTGGACTGCGCGGGGCGTAGGAAGGGGGAGTGCGGCTTCGACGGAAGCTGTGTGACCCAGACGGTCTGGGAGGAGTCGAACTCCAGGCTGAACGAGTTCTTTGAGTCGGTGACGCTGAAGACCCTGTGCGACAGGGGCGAGGCGATCGGCATCAAGCGGGAGCAGGACCACCGCTTCATGTACTTCATCTGA
- the dapF gene encoding diaminopimelate epimerase — protein sequence MKFTKMQGAGNDYVYVDCFKEKVQDPAAAAIKVSNRNFGIGSDGLILIMPSEVADVRMRMFNSDGSESEMCGNGIRCVAKYAYDHGIVSKKEITAETGAGILTLQLFTDSGNKVEKVRVNMGPPRLTRKEIPMLGNPDEKVVSQPLNVLHSTFNITCASMGNPHCVIFVDDVGNFPVEKYGPIIENHELFPRRTNVEFVQVLSRTEIRQRTWERGAGETLACGTGSSAVTAACVLNGLTEKKILNHLLGGDLEMEWSEDGNIYMTGPAVEVFSGEIELGN from the coding sequence ATGAAATTCACGAAGATGCAGGGCGCCGGCAACGATTACGTCTACGTCGACTGCTTTAAAGAAAAGGTGCAGGATCCCGCCGCTGCTGCCATCAAGGTTTCCAACCGCAACTTCGGCATTGGCTCCGATGGCCTCATCCTCATCATGCCGAGCGAGGTGGCCGACGTCAGGATGCGCATGTTCAATTCCGACGGTTCCGAGAGTGAGATGTGCGGCAACGGCATCCGCTGCGTCGCCAAGTACGCCTACGACCACGGCATCGTTTCGAAAAAAGAGATCACCGCAGAGACCGGCGCCGGCATCCTCACCCTCCAGCTCTTCACCGACAGCGGCAACAAGGTTGAGAAGGTGCGGGTCAACATGGGGCCGCCGCGCCTGACCAGGAAGGAGATCCCGATGCTCGGGAACCCGGACGAGAAGGTGGTAAGCCAGCCGCTCAACGTGCTGCATTCCACCTTCAACATCACCTGCGCCTCGATGGGGAACCCGCACTGCGTCATCTTCGTGGACGACGTCGGCAACTTCCCCGTCGAGAAGTACGGCCCGATCATCGAGAACCACGAGCTCTTCCCGCGCCGGACCAACGTGGAATTCGTTCAGGTTCTTTCCCGAACCGAGATCCGCCAGCGGACCTGGGAGCGCGGCGCCGGCGAAACACTCGCCTGCGGCACCGGCTCCAGCGCCGTGACCGCGGCCTGCGTTCTGAACGGGCTCACCGAGAAGAAGATCCTGAACCACCTGCTGGGGGGCGACCTCGAGATGGAGTGGAGCGAGGACGGCAACATCTACATGACCGGCCCCGCCGTCGAGGTGTTCAGCGGCGAGATCGAGTTAGGCAATTGA
- a CDS encoding HIT family protein — protein MNCPICTKWEDDEEQRVVELEHTLVSLNRDQFFPGYCFVYTKTHVTELFHLEESVRNGVMAEVCAVAEALYNAFNPDKINYELLGNMAPHMHWHIVPRRSGDPLWPRPHWSEPHQELILKGEEYLERAALIRTHLEKLEARGER, from the coding sequence ATGAACTGCCCCATCTGCACAAAATGGGAGGACGACGAGGAACAGCGAGTCGTCGAACTGGAACACACGCTGGTTTCCCTGAACCGCGACCAGTTCTTTCCCGGCTACTGCTTCGTCTACACGAAGACGCACGTAACCGAGCTCTTTCACCTGGAGGAGTCGGTCCGAAACGGGGTGATGGCGGAGGTGTGCGCCGTCGCCGAGGCGCTTTACAACGCGTTCAACCCGGACAAGATTAACTACGAACTGCTCGGCAACATGGCACCCCACATGCACTGGCACATCGTGCCGCGCCGCTCGGGGGATCCCCTCTGGCCCCGCCCGCATTGGAGCGAGCCGCACCAGGAGCTGATCCTCAAAGGCGAGGAGTACCTGGAGCGGGCGGCGCTGATCCGGACCCACCTGGAGAAACTCGAAGCAAGGGGGGAGCGGTAA
- a CDS encoding deoxyribonuclease IV, with product MDLLGAHVSISGGIHNAVDRGVAAGCGFIQVFTQNANQWRGKAISDADAKLFRDKLAASGIAGAMSHDIYLINLAAAPGDVKDKSLLAFREELQRCAKLGIDKIVMHPGSHNGDGEETGLRRVCEAFDKLFAEVPEFTGKVLLENTAGQGSNLGYQFQHLKAIIEGSSHPTRFGVCFDTCHAFASGYPIAERDGYRKTFDEFDALLGIERLMAFHLNDSRKGLGCKVDRHEHIGAGALGLEAFRLIMNDPHFALVPKVIETPKGDDDEMDAVNLKLLRSLVES from the coding sequence ATGGATCTTCTGGGCGCCCACGTCTCCATTTCGGGAGGCATCCATAACGCCGTCGATCGCGGCGTGGCTGCGGGATGCGGCTTCATACAGGTCTTCACCCAGAATGCGAACCAGTGGCGCGGCAAGGCGATCTCGGACGCCGACGCCAAGCTATTCAGGGACAAGCTCGCCGCCAGCGGCATCGCCGGTGCGATGAGCCACGACATCTACCTGATCAATCTGGCGGCCGCCCCGGGCGACGTGAAGGACAAAAGCCTCCTCGCCTTCCGGGAGGAGTTGCAGCGCTGCGCGAAGCTCGGCATCGACAAAATCGTCATGCACCCCGGCTCTCATAACGGCGACGGCGAAGAGACCGGCCTGCGACGCGTCTGCGAGGCGTTTGACAAGCTCTTTGCCGAAGTTCCGGAGTTCACCGGCAAGGTGCTCCTGGAAAACACCGCCGGTCAGGGGAGCAACCTGGGCTATCAGTTCCAGCACCTGAAGGCCATCATCGAAGGCTCCTCGCACCCAACCCGCTTCGGCGTCTGCTTCGACACCTGCCACGCCTTTGCCTCGGGCTACCCCATCGCCGAGCGAGACGGCTACCGCAAGACTTTCGACGAATTCGACGCCCTTTTGGGGATCGAGCGGCTCATGGCGTTCCACCTGAACGACTCGAGGAAGGGGCTCGGGTGCAAGGTGGACCGCCACGAGCACATCGGCGCCGGAGCCCTGGGGCTCGAGGCGTTTCGCCTCATCATGAACGACCCGCACTTCGCCCTGGTCCCGAAGGTGATCGAGACACCCAAGGGGGACGACGACGAGATGGATGCGGTGAACCTGAAACTGCTGCGGAGCCTGGTCGAAAGCTGA
- a CDS encoding O-acetyl-ADP-ribose deacetylase, giving the protein MCEKVEIFQGDITKLAVDAIVNAANSSLLGGGGVDGAIHRAAGPELLAECRTIGGCPTGEARITAGYRLPARHVIHTVGPVWQGGNHGEPAFLRSCYRNCYRLARENGLTTIAFPAISTGVYGYPMRPACRIALEEAKSALESSPELARIVFVAFSPEAAEIYRETMEEVF; this is encoded by the coding sequence ATGTGCGAGAAGGTGGAGATCTTCCAGGGTGACATCACGAAACTCGCGGTGGACGCCATCGTGAACGCGGCAAACAGCTCGCTTCTGGGCGGCGGGGGCGTCGACGGCGCCATCCACCGGGCCGCCGGACCGGAACTTTTGGCCGAGTGCCGCACCATCGGCGGGTGCCCGACCGGCGAGGCACGCATCACGGCTGGGTACCGCCTCCCGGCGCGCCACGTGATCCACACTGTTGGGCCGGTCTGGCAGGGGGGCAACCACGGTGAGCCCGCCTTTCTGCGCTCCTGCTACCGCAACTGCTACCGTCTCGCCCGCGAAAACGGGCTGACAACGATAGCCTTCCCCGCCATCAGCACCGGGGTCTACGGCTATCCCATGCGTCCGGCCTGCCGCATCGCGCTGGAGGAGGCGAAGTCGGCGCTCGAAAGCTCTCCCGAGCTCGCACGTATCGTCTTCGTCGCCTTCTCACCGGAGGCGGCCGAGATCTACCGGGAAACGATGGAGGAGGTTTTTTAG
- the dtd gene encoding D-aminoacyl-tRNA deacylase, translated as MKAVIQRVKTASVRVDGKVVGEIGHGILVLLGVEIGDGCKQADWLAEKIVNLRIFTDEQGKMNLALADVKGEMLAVSQFTLAGNCSKGRRPSFDTAADPAEANRLYSYFMGKVWELGVPVQSGIFQADMEVSLVNDGPVTFILETPRTR; from the coding sequence GTGAAGGCTGTGATCCAGAGGGTGAAAACGGCGAGCGTGCGGGTGGACGGCAAGGTGGTGGGCGAGATCGGCCACGGCATCCTGGTGCTCCTCGGCGTCGAGATCGGCGACGGCTGCAAACAGGCGGACTGGCTGGCCGAGAAGATCGTGAACCTCAGGATCTTCACCGACGAACAGGGGAAGATGAACCTAGCCCTGGCAGACGTGAAGGGGGAGATGCTGGCGGTCTCGCAGTTCACCCTGGCCGGAAACTGCTCCAAGGGGAGGCGTCCCTCGTTCGACACCGCGGCCGACCCGGCCGAGGCAAACCGCCTCTACAGCTATTTCATGGGAAAAGTCTGGGAGCTCGGCGTCCCGGTTCAAAGCGGGATCTTCCAGGCGGATATGGAGGTGTCGCTTGTGAACGACGGCCCCGTCACCTTTATCCTGGAGACCCCGCGCACCCGGTAA
- a CDS encoding pyridoxamine 5'-phosphate oxidase family protein: protein MKLAELFPEGGRGIIGTADANGLVNLAVFALPHVVDEETLAWGFSEGRSIENLRQNPHASYLYLAPSRGYSGWRLTLTMTEEKGEGELLNEIKERTALVASPQASAQVSRVAYFKVDEVRPLM from the coding sequence ATGAAACTTGCGGAACTGTTTCCGGAGGGTGGGCGCGGCATTATCGGAACTGCCGACGCGAACGGCCTGGTCAATCTAGCCGTCTTTGCCCTGCCGCACGTGGTGGACGAGGAGACCCTGGCCTGGGGGTTCAGCGAGGGGCGCAGCATCGAGAACCTGAGGCAGAACCCGCACGCGAGCTACCTCTATCTCGCGCCTTCCAGGGGTTACAGCGGCTGGAGGCTTACGCTGACCATGACCGAGGAAAAGGGGGAAGGGGAACTGCTGAACGAGATAAAGGAACGGACCGCGCTGGTGGCGAGCCCGCAGGCAAGCGCGCAGGTGAGCCGGGTGGCGTACTTCAAGGTGGATGAGGTGCGTCCGTTGATGTGA
- a CDS encoding TIGR02757 family protein: protein MELKTILEALYQNRSQEHLANDPLSFCHRFHEPQDQEVAGLIASSFAYGNVKIIKKNLAVIFDAMGPSPRRFVERFDPAEGLRLFSGFKHRFNDGRDLSALLLACRIMIEEAGSVEKWLLRFHDPASEDITGTLSGFSEAVKALDLAPVFGPGGVPKDAYFPFFFPSPASGSACKRLCMYLRWMVRPADGIDLGIWKGISPTQLVIPVDAHIQRICRFLGFTDRKQGDWRMACEITRALRELDPQDPVKYDFSICHLGISEGCDGKDRLKCAACPIVDFCSAGTE from the coding sequence GTGGAGCTGAAGACCATACTGGAAGCGCTGTACCAAAACCGATCGCAGGAGCACCTAGCCAACGATCCATTATCCTTCTGCCACCGCTTTCATGAGCCGCAGGACCAGGAGGTCGCCGGACTGATCGCCTCCTCGTTCGCCTACGGAAACGTGAAGATCATCAAGAAGAACCTCGCGGTGATCTTCGACGCCATGGGCCCCTCGCCGCGCCGCTTCGTGGAACGCTTCGATCCGGCCGAGGGGCTGCGCCTTTTCTCCGGCTTCAAGCACCGCTTCAACGACGGTCGCGACCTAAGCGCCCTGCTCCTTGCCTGCCGCATCATGATCGAGGAGGCGGGTTCCGTGGAGAAGTGGCTCCTGCGCTTCCACGACCCGGCAAGCGAAGACATCACCGGAACCCTTTCCGGCTTCAGCGAGGCCGTAAAAGCGCTCGACCTCGCTCCGGTCTTCGGCCCCGGCGGCGTCCCGAAAGACGCCTACTTCCCCTTTTTCTTCCCCTCCCCCGCCTCGGGGAGCGCCTGCAAACGCCTCTGCATGTACCTCAGATGGATGGTGCGCCCGGCGGACGGCATCGACCTCGGCATCTGGAAGGGGATCTCACCTACGCAGCTCGTCATCCCGGTGGACGCCCACATCCAGCGCATCTGCCGCTTCCTGGGCTTCACCGACAGGAAGCAAGGGGACTGGCGCATGGCCTGCGAGATCACGCGCGCCCTGCGCGAGCTCGACCCGCAGGACCCGGTGAAGTACGACTTCTCCATCTGCCACCTTGGGATTTCCGAGGGGTGCGACGGCAAGGATCGTCTCAAGTGCGCCGCCTGTCCCATCGTGGATTTCTGCTCCGCGGGAACGGAGTGA